The region CCACATGAATTCATTTGTACAACAGAGATgctcaaaacattaataaatgAATTTTCCAATCATATCCATCAAGAAGGGTTatgaaaagatagaaagaaaacaaatcaaaaccaaaatgtatttatttttcaatgtggCATCCACAATGAAGGCTCTATGAAACTAGAAAGGTCTTGCCCAATCTGACAACTAAACTAATAAACATTGAGGGAGAAAAAGGATATTTATACACCAGAAAAAATATTGGCAATAGAAATTCACAAAAGAAAGGAACCAAGACACTTGGTTCAACTTAGCTAAACAATAATAGCAAGGAAGCATTGACTACAATGATGGCACATGATGATACAAATGCAAAATATAGGAGAGCAACAGTAGCTGTGACTTTGGTGTAGATAAAATTAAAGTCAAACTTACAGAGCATTGTCTCCACCACTTAAGCTGCCATCAACCACAAATGCAGTAAGAACAAGTGCTAGTGATGTCAATAGACTTTGATATAGATATAAATTTCGCTGTGAAATGCTAAACCTGACAATGTGATACAGCAATAATAAATAATCCACCAGTATCATGAAACCCATGAGTTCTAAACTAATCCACAGTGAGATTAGTTAGAGCACATTACAGGGGTACACCTCTGACCTCTCCaagaagagattttttttccttttagaaagattcaaacttaaatcatttatttaaacagcaGTACTAAACCTCTACTACTTGAATCAACCACAATTCACTGTTGGTCTAAATTGGTGTTTTTTGCAAACACAAAaactcaaaatcaaaatcactcACTTAGACTACCCAAACCTTTATCACTTGGgccaactttttttaattttaaacatatatattttcacCATAATTAGTATGCCAGTCACCAAATATATATTGTCTAACAACATTTTCATGTTAATCCAACATGAACTGCTCTTTCTTTTGATCTAACTTCTTcaacatataaaacatatagagagagagagagagagagagagagagagacacacacacacacacacacacacacacacacacagagagagagagagagagagagagttcttGTTAAGTTGGCAATGCTAAAGAAGGTTCTTCATCATCCTCCATGTGAAACTTCCATATAGAAGCCATAACCCCTTGAGAAGATGAAGTTGAAGCTGAAGTTAACCTTGTCTTTAAGTTCTTTTGCCCCTGTATTAgtgaaaaaaacattaatattctaacttaaatttctataataataaatatagaaatatatataatcttctatctaaaatttctataatatatatatatatatatcaccacCTTTTTCCCACTTGCACCTTCTCCGCTCCCAGTTCCATGCAAAACCTCAGCTCTACTCAACAAGTGCCTCTTCAACTCACCATCATCCTTGTTTTCTGCCATTGTAGTCTGccattaaataaattatcaaaattagaTATCAAAGTTTTTATCTACTTATagtatatcaatatatataaatacttcATGGTGACCAACGTTAGTGAGTTTCATGTCTACCCATGAGATGAGCTCCTCCACTTCCCCGGTAACCGCCGCCTCCTCGACATCGGCTAACGCCTTCTTTTGCCTCCACGAGAGAGCATCGGCAGCATCAGCCacccccttcttcttctttgaaacTCTCCCTGCCATTAGAGATCACTTGAGCTTTTCCAAAGCTCCTCAGAATGGAAAACAAGCAGTGAGTGATCAGTATATATTATGCATGTGGTCAAATAAAACGTCCAGGCAGCTTGAAGTTGAAGCAGAAGAATGGAAGTTTGGTTTTGATGAGAGAGCAAAAGGAGGAAGAGATGGCTCAGTTTTAACggttttcattttctatttggGATTCTTTTGATCTCACATGACATGTGAAGTTGTCCACTTATTTCTTGATGTAGTTTACCATTTGGAGGTTTTTTATTGGTGTGAGTTACTTTTGTTTTATTCAGTGAAAACGGTATTGAATGGAAAAAGAATAAAccaaaaatagaagatgattatattattatgaGATGAAATTAATGCATTGAATGAAAAGGCAAAAATGAGAAGAGTACAAAAATAGAGTGATTATGGGGAATGGTTATCATTTTCTTCTCTTGGAAAACTAACTTAAGGGCCCTGAAAACTGGGAAGAGAACAAAAACAGCAGGCAGGTATTTTCCATTTCCCTGAAGTTTTACTTGTTCTGAACTCAcccttattatttatttatttttcaacgTAACTGAATCAAACCTTTCAATAGTAAggtgaattttttaaatattgaacttctATTCTACACTGAATTATTCGTcttcagaaaaaataaaagagaaatgaCACTTATAAGAACACCAATGTGTGTAAACTGTGAAGAATTTTTAATAACCGACGAAGGGTATTTCGAAGATTGGGGTCAATTTACATGATATCTCATACAAAATTCATGAATCTGTAGCATCTTAAATAACAAAGAATGAATGATCCTCAATGTTGCTGGCAATGCTCGGTTTCATCATGATTGGGAGATGTTctgtttggatttaaaaaaaaaacacacatcaGACATAAATTGATGGAAATATGTACATGAGGGACAAGTCTTAGCTCAATGTATAAAATTAGCAAATATTGTAACAAATATTGTAACATAAGGTTAAAAGGATGCAAATTCAGACAAGTCTTGTAATGGAATTTATTTCAACAGGACAGATTTGAAACCTAAGTAGAAGCTAACAGCATTTTAAGAAATCCCATGGTAAGCAACAGGTAAGCTTACAATATAAAGTTGAATTGAAACTTACTATAACGTGAACAATCTCAAAAGTTGAGTGACACTTGAGTCACCGTTAGGGTGTGTCtagattgaaaataataataataataaaggaaaagaaaagtaagAATGATGGAAGGCAAACAAATTtgtgcatttattttttttaaaaaaaatgttatttgcatGTTCATCTTGTTTCATTTCATTCAACTGGAATAACTTGAAggcaaaaaattttaaagcaaaCACTTGAAAAAGGAGAATAAGCTCATGGAATGAACTAAATGCTTATTGTGTCTAGAGTGTATGTACATACATCCCTTGGGCAAGGAAAATGTGAACTCAGAATTAAGTTAAAACTGCCTCTAATCCACAAGATTTCAGAGGTTAGCTCACAAAGGGTGATATAGAACAGTCAAGTGTCAACAGTTGTTGCTCCACTGTTTTACAATGCCAGTGAGTTCTGAGGTATGTTACTGCATTTTGGGCCTAATTATGTCTTCCAGGCAGAGCACAGCCTTCTGCAGATCTTACCTAAAGATTGTTGTAATTAAGGGTACCATGAGTATTACACCTTGAGGGTGTGCAATATGTAGCATTGTAGCCCTATCCTGAAAGTGAGTAAGGAGGTTGCTGATGATCCTCAAAGAACTGTACCATCTGCTATGTTGTCACTCCCTCTCTACCAGTAACCTAAGTCAAAGTGTGCTGTTTTCCTTGGTGTTCTTTATTACTAAGGCATACATTTGGATTGAGGAAATTTAACTAAAAGATAGGAAAACCTTATCAGTTAATTGAGCTTCCTTTGTTTATCCATCCTAATTTCTTCACGTGCAAACCAAATACAAGGAACAATTTACCTCTCACTTCCTTTACCTAATTACCTTcccctttttttctcaaatccGCAAACACACTCCCTGAGGCGTCTTATTAAAGAGTCATAAGGCACAAACATTTTAACTTGGATACCTAAAACTCAGAGTAAGCAAGCGAATCCAATACACACATAGTCATATTTCAAGATAATTAACATATTGTACAATGCTTGacatttttgtttagttgaatgACAAAAATTAACGTGAACATGCAAAcgaaagaaaatgaatttacatAGAGAAAaactttctatttcttttcctttaatgtATTTCCATATTATCTTTCGATAGAAACAACCCCTAAATCTTATCATAGGAACCAACTTCATAATTGCCACTTTTGTTAAGTTGAATGACAAAAATAACACAGACACACAAATGAAAGAAGACAAATTGACCaaaaaaaagcaattttttcttgtcttatttatcccttttttatcttttttttttctacctGTTATATTTTAATCTAAACACCCTTTATATGGCACCATAAGAAGCACAATTGCACACACTATCAATCACATCATTAAGCTCAAAGCAAGCATAAGGGCTGAAGGGCATTCCAATTTAGAAAGTAAACAAGTAGAACAATATTTGGATAAAGAGGAAGATACCTGGATTCAAATGCGGGTGCAAGAAGGATCAAAATCATCTGGCGCAACCCTAGCAATCCAGTTATTAAGGCTCTTCTTCACCTCCCCATGATTCACATACGCCAGTTCATACATGCTGCACAAGTTCACAACCAGAGTCTCCTTCACCGCCGCCGTGGGCACTCTCTCCAGCGCCCCTTCCAGCACTTTGATCGAATCTGAGAGGTCACGCGAGTACAGCAAGCACAATGCTTTGTTGTTCAGCGCCACAACGTCGGCCGGATCCCTCTCAATGCACTCGTCGTACTCCCTCACCGCTGATGTGTAATCCTTGTTCACCAGATGCTCTAACGCGCGATTCCTCCCTGCGAGATTCTCAAGCTCCACCCCGTGTCCCTTCACGAGCTTCTCCACGCGTACAAACGTCGCACGGGCACCGTCCAGGTCCCCGATCTGGAGCTGGACGTGACCGAGCTTTGACAAAAGGACGGGATCGGAGGGATCTCGCTCGAGGAGCTCGCGGAGGAGGGCTAGGGCGACGTCGAACTCACGATGGGAGAAGTGGTTGCAACAAAGGGAAGAGACAATGAAGGCTTCTCGGCGACGCCAGTGGTCACCGCCGGAGGCGGCTATGCGTTGACGAACGAAGTCGAGGAGGGAGTAAAGACGATCAAGGGACTGCGAACGATCGCCGAGGCGCTGGGGGAGGTCAGCATGAAGGTACCGGACGGCAAATGGCAGCATGGAACCAGAACGACCAGGATATACATCAGGGTAAGATTCGTACCGGAATTGCTGGGAATCGAAGGGATCACCATCGCCAGCATCAACTCCGGCGATCAGGGATTGGAGGACGCGGAGGGAGTCAGGAAAGCGTCGAAGCTTGTGAAGGGAGAGAGCATGGAAGGCGAGATGGGAGAGGTGGACGTGCGGCGGGACGGAACGGGAGCGAGAGAGGTTGTCAGCGAGGGAGCGCCACTGGCCACGGGCAGCAAGGTCAAGGAGCTCGTCGGCGTCGAAGGAGAGATCAAGGAGGGCgttggaggaggaggaggaggaggaggaggagagcgGATCCGATGGGGCTTTGGTTAGGGTTTCGCCATGGATGAACTCTTGCTCTCCATCTCGATCCATCTCGTTTCTTTTCTCGGGAGGATGAAGACGAGAGTGAAGCCAATAAGAACGATATAAAAACTTGGGCCAATGTCCAATATCCAGTTTTGTCTTATTAGCCCATTAACGGCCCAATCTAGACAGTTAGTTTATATACATACACGATCCATTTTTGTATAGTTACTGTGATAAATCAgttaaataactaatataaaatttattgtttttcatttaatatattcaaaattttataagttGACAAAGCTAAAAAATaagcaataattttaaaataaaagccaGAGAAACTTCTGTCAACAGAGTTAAAAAATTACTGAGCTAGTGGCAAACTAAGGcttaattataatattcaaaaaagGTGATTTACCCAAAAATAAGTCAATAAGGAATTTACTatgattttaagaaaaaaaaaatgaatttaattgcggaaaataataaattacaaacaaaTGCCAAAGTTGCAGCTAAAATTCATGTCTGATAGTGAAGATCATGCAAGACACTCCACCCAAATGGGCATTCATTTTACAGCTTCCAAAAGAATCAGCAGAGTGGCTGACCCTAATAGAAAGTCAATGCTTGATAGCTTCAAACATCACTGAAGaattataaatgataatatacACAGCACAGAGAGTTTTCGATGGGTAACATTTTTTAGCTGTCTATAAGGAGTTCTTCGAAGTTCCAATCTCGGACGAGGTCCCTATTAACAGCACGGCTCCGAACAAGGCGCGGGGCTCCTGTCGCTGCTTGACCACCAGCTAAAATGGGGGCCGGGGTAACCTTGGATGTAGTCCGAGTGTTTGCGGATGCATGGGTAATGTTTACCCTTTGTGTCAAACAGTTCACTATTGCAGAGCATCGTCCTTCATTGTCCGAACTTGAAACCGAGTAACTCCTGAAAGAGTTTGTTGGACTATCACCATGACAAACAAGGCAAGCTAAACTCATGATTCAATGAATCAAGGCTACACCAGCAACTGCCAAGCATATAAAGAAATGATAATTGTTTAGATCAATAGCATTCAGAGAAATAGTGGCAGCCTTTCACCagagtcatatatatatttcaaattgaATCATTGcaactttggaaaaaaaaatctaactgaTGGGGTATGCTCTTCATATTTAATGCTTAAAGATTATAgaacaagcacatcttcaaaaTCCAGCCAGTTTTGAATCAACTTAAAATAACACCAACTTAGTTTAAAACAcgtctaaaatatataaaacaccAGCTATTACAAAATCTATTCCGAAGGGAGAACAAGAATGTTTCACCAAAAATTCTATCAAATGGATGTTGAGGATGTCAAAACCGTTTTATAGCAAGTAATTAAATGATATTCAAAGCAActggttaaaaataattaaatcggGCTTACAGAAGGTCTGCAAATGCGAAAATGGCTTTGTTCACATTTGATGTAACATGTATAAATCAGTCATATGAAAGTAGATAGACTAGTAGGATCATTCTAAAGACAACACGGGCATTTCACAaagttaaaaactaaaaaaaacatggaaagaataataatatgGATAGCAGTAACCAATCAGAAATAGAAGTTCCCACAATTAGTTTATCCTTAACAGGAGAGAATGAATTACAATTGAAGTCATGACCACATCATTTCTAAGATACCACAGAACATGTTTacataactaagaaaacaagtTTAATGTAATAAGTTCAATGAACCGATTATTTTAAACGGTAGCTCAAAGAACATGAAAATACCTTCTTTTAGAAAATATGGACAGGAAAACCAGAAACATTTACCAGGTGGAGAACGCATACATTGATTGAAACATATTTtacacaaagagagagagagagagagagaatgtaGGACACCAGCATTTTTTTGCAGAAAAAGGAAGCAACCTTTACACTTGAAAAGTGAAACCATTAAAGAGGTAAGTTCAACATGATTTTGACATGAGGAATTGGATGTCAGTTTTCACTCAACAAGAAATCACACTATCAAGAAACTATAAGTCAAACTCCTAGACTAAAGAGCTAAAGTAATGGGATGTCACATAAGAAAGATATAATATGTGTATATGGGTCTGCCAAgcatgataattaaaaaaaaaactaaaaggatCATGTATCTGAATCACTTCATCCTTcagaaaatattgaattttttctaAATGGATTTGTCCCACTGTAAACATCAAATAATACAGAAAAGTCTAAGAATTTATCAAAGAGACTCATAAGTTTTCATTCTCATATTCTTTGCATCATCTCACATTTGATTGGATTTTCCCATCATAAGTACAGAGAAGCAAAATATAAGcaaccaataaaaataaaaactaaaatccaATTGAAATGGTTAAAATACCCAAAAAGATTTCAACTTTCACTACAAATAGGGCTCCAAAACGTAAATCCATACCTAAAAACACATACACCCACTCTCGATCTACTCCAATGATATACATAAAAGTACAGCAATCCAATTCCACATAACATAAACAAGATCACAGAAACCAATaaaaacacccaaaaaaaaaaagaacaaagaaaagattCAACTTCACAGATCCACAGCAATCAGGAGTCAAACACGAAGCTAAAAGAAAGACGAGAGCGAGAGAGAAGCAGACCTTGCAATCAGTGGAGCTCGATGGCGTCGTTGGCACGATAGCGCGGAGATATCCAACGGGAAAAGGGGAAGAAGAGAGGGATCTTGACGAAGTCCACCATTAGAACGGAGTTGAAGGTTTTCATAGCAAAAAAACGGATTACGTGGCGGATATTTATTGGTTTAGTATGTGT is a window of Dioscorea cayenensis subsp. rotundata cultivar TDr96_F1 chromosome 5, TDr96_F1_v2_PseudoChromosome.rev07_lg8_w22 25.fasta, whole genome shotgun sequence DNA encoding:
- the LOC120261976 gene encoding uncharacterized protein LOC120261976 isoform X2, which gives rise to MAGRVSKKKKGVADAADALSWRQKKALADVEEAAVTGEVEELISWTTMAENKDDGELKRHLLSRAEVLHGTGSGEGASGKKGQKNLKTRLTSASTSSSQGVMASIWKFHMEDDEEPSLALPT
- the LOC120261976 gene encoding uncharacterized protein LOC120261976 isoform X1 — translated: MAGRVSKKKKGVADAADALSWRQKKALADVEEAAVTGEVEELISWVDMKLTNTTMAENKDDGELKRHLLSRAEVLHGTGSGEGASGKKGQKNLKTRLTSASTSSSQGVMASIWKFHMEDDEEPSLALPT
- the LOC120261975 gene encoding trafficking protein particle complex subunit 12-like — its product is MDRDGEQEFIHGETLTKAPSDPLSSSSSSSSSNALLDLSFDADELLDLAARGQWRSLADNLSRSRSVPPHVHLSHLAFHALSLHKLRRFPDSLRVLQSLIAGVDAGDGDPFDSQQFRYESYPDVYPGRSGSMLPFAVRYLHADLPQRLGDRSQSLDRLYSLLDFVRQRIAASGGDHWRRREAFIVSSLCCNHFSHREFDVALALLRELLERDPSDPVLLSKLGHVQLQIGDLDGARATFVRVEKLVKGHGVELENLAGRNRALEHLVNKDYTSAVREYDECIERDPADVVALNNKALCLLYSRDLSDSIKVLEGALERVPTAAVKETLVVNLCSMYELAYVNHGEVKKSLNNWIARVAPDDFDPSCTRI
- the LOC120260364 gene encoding uncharacterized protein LOC120260364, yielding MSLACLVCHGDSPTNSFRSYSVSSSDNEGRCSAIVNCLTQRVNITHASANTRTTSKVTPAPILAGGQAATGAPRLVRSRAVNRDLVRDWNFEELLIDS